One window of Trichomycterus rosablanca isolate fTriRos1 chromosome 2, fTriRos1.hap1, whole genome shotgun sequence genomic DNA carries:
- the LOC134309243 gene encoding fas-binding factor 1 homolog isoform X2, with translation MTSKKKKGLRGSVDDVLGDLLGDDSDELPIKPRSSAGGLGRPAGLLRTQSGKRNLLDDDFFNKLVEEVQKDEEDSEVSEADPKALLESMKDIDGMDADLFGSKRNPGSAPPQRTTTRNEGSKQEVTTLGDQTKPNPALNVAEPEERKTSSAPAAPVRNYKKFSFLDDVDDNLDDLLDDLDPERTKSGPSGKTVKQNSASPVRKKNEQQVIPAEPAPKKREELMFDDDEDDLMDTLGFNDTPKSRGSRLTPKKESETPQRARTRLDEILGIGTAPRLLERPVTGEKKDATQPERETDKPAQKNSAGKDTKDPMFGDEDFTFGSYQPTVASTPEGRTSRRQSVRFSTEDVSSSSPERKPKLNTSSSATSTIITSTRPSRPASDWLGLNQDDDDEEDNRQKKETAPQSLKPPPSHGGEKASRATPKSAEELRAVPSSPETSRTTAEIRKKEEEESKEEEGDWLAGALNKKKVQAEVRERRQEESLGLGEEIDLDMFLSKRNTTPVTRRRQEDPPGPPRQPSSESLVVSGKPQSPPLAPNSSTEAPQAHEFQQNPIGVRAAPAQQVSLSTDGLQQLLLQQQLAQAQLWGLGAQLDPGSVQKQRDAAPPSGDVTALQVKIMQLEGQVRSLQLEKDQLQMLLDSVQQRHKQDTELMESAHRSRVKLLEECAAQRETRARMESQELSERLEAAMALMQKERAELQEQYQRRLAQCQQERDREVERLRELQRKSILEMKKDHEEQVHRLRRLKDEEIDAVTSATSQTRSLTVIIEQMEQFSHRLGDLSSRIESTHESTTQGLELGARQRDEQLRVLQERLTQQQRDMAEERSRLKEVIARMDTQLAEQQRQLQQERWRATGEQAKAESALRGLEEERRTMTQHFTLEREELDRAKNSLLEEQQSVMQRCAEERRKLAAEWSHFHAQDKLRKERDVDREGHIFSIAQEQADLKLKAAELKQREDAAQKERENLEKLRDDLQREKERLSASALRLKNRAQEVENLSQLACERYEEGERAVQEARQVEVGHQTRLRTIHTEMDRLRKQEHSLQQERMRMTDHRREVERMRSGLPINPVPPPVDPLLTQSLGFSPVFSSTAVLPPPPVSSAISPKLQATIALLRHTAEKDRDFLEDEQFFLDTLKKAPYESTLHT, from the exons ACTTCCAAGAAGAAGAAAGGACTGCGAG GTTCTGTAGATGACGTTTTGGGGGATCTGCTGGGTGACGACTCTGATG AACTTCCGATCAAGCCCAGATCTTCCGCTGGAGGCCTTGGCAGGCCAGCAGGGCTCTTGCGAACACAAAGTGGCAAGAG GAATCTGCTGGATGATGATTTCTTCAACAAACTGGTAGAGGAAGTCCAGAAAGATGAGGAG GACTCTGAGGTGTCCGAGGCAGATCCTAAAGCTTTGCTGGAGAGCATGAAG GACATTGATGGTATGGACGCTGATCTGTTTGGCTCGAAAAGGAACCCCGGTTCTGCCCCGCCTCAGAGAACCACCACCAGAAATGAAGGATCTAAACAAGAAGTTACCACACTAGGAGACCAGACCAAACCTAACCCTGCATTAA ATGTTGCTGAGCCAGAGGAGAGGAAGACCAGCTCTGCTCCAGCTGCTCCAGTTAGAAACTACAAGAAGTTCAGCTTTTTGG ATGACGTTGATGATAATCTGGATGACCTGCTGGATGATCTGGATCCAGAGCGAACGAAGAGTGGTCCATCAGGGAAAACAGTGAAGCAAAATTCAGCTTCTCCAGTGAGAAAGAAGAACGAGCAACAAG TGATACCTGCTGAACCTGCCCCTAAGAAACGAGAAGAGTTGATGTTTGACGATGATGAAGACGACCTGATGGACACACTAGGCTTTAATGACACCCCAAAGAGCAGAGGCAGCAGACTTACCCCAAAGAAAGAGAG CGAGACTCCTCAGAGAGCACGCACCAGACTGGATGAGATTTTGGGAATTGGAACTGCCCCTCGTCTGCTGGAGAGACCTGTAACCGGTGAGAAAAAAGACGCAACCCaaccagagagagaaacagacaaaccAGCACAGAAGAACTCAGCTGGCAAAG ACACTAAAGATCCGATGTTTGGAGATGAGGACTTCACGTTTGGCTCATACCAACCCACGGTGGCGTCAACCCCAGAGGGACGCACCTCCCGCAGACAATCTGTACG ATTCTCCACCGAGGACGTCAGCTCTTCTTCTCCAGAGCGCAAGCCCAAACTCAACACCTCCTCTTCCGCAACATCCACCATAATAACCTCTACACGACCAAGCCGACCAGCCTCAGACTGGCTTGGTCTGAACCAAGACGACGATGATGAGGAGGACAACAGGCAGAAGAAAGAGACGGCACCCCAGAGCCTAAAGCCTCCTCCATCTCACGGAGGAGAAAAAGCATCTAGAGCGACCCCAAAGTCTGCTGAGGAGCTCAGAGCTGTACCCAGCTCTCCGGAAACCTCTAGAACCACAGCGGAGATCAGaaagaaggaggaggaggaaagcAAGGAGGAAGAGGGAGACTGGCTGGCAGGCGCTCTCAATAAAAAGAAAGTTCAGGCCGAGGTGAGAGAGAGGAGGCAGGAGGAATCACTGGGACTTGGAGAGGAGATCGACCTGGACATGTTCCTCAG CAAGCGAAACACCACCCCAGTTACACGCAGGAGGCAGGAAGATCCCCCTGGACCTCCCAGACAGCCCAG CAGTGAGTCTCTGGTTGTCTCTGGCAAACCGCAGAGCCCCCCGCTGGCCCCAAACTCTAGCACAGAAGCCCCTCAAGCACACG AGTTCCAGCAGAACCCTATAGGAGTGAGAGCTGCTCCTGCCCAGCAGGTATCACTCAGTACTGATGGTCTTCAGCAACTCCTACTGCagcagcag ctggCTCAGGCTCAGCTGTGGGGTTTGGGAGCACAGCTTGATCCGGGATCAGTACAGAAGCAGAGAGATGCAGCGCCACCCAGTGGAGATGTGACTGCACTACAGGTCAAGATTATGCAGCTGGAGggacag GTGAGGAGTCTCCAGCTGGAGAAGGATCAGCTCCAGATGCTCCTGGACAGTGTCCAGCAGAGACACAAACAGGACACAGAGCTGATGGAGAGTGCACACAG ATCTCGAGTGAAGCTCCTGGAGGAGTGTGCAGCTCAGCGGGAGACACGGGCACGGATGGAGAGCCAGGAGCTGTCTGAGAGGCTGGAGGCGGCGATGGCGCTAATGCAGAAGGAGAGGGCGGAGCTTCAGGAGCAGTACCAACGCAGGCTGGCACAGTGCCAGCAGGAGAGAGACCGAGAAGTGGAGAGACTCAGAGAACTCCAGAG AAAGTCCATCCTGGAGATGAAGAAAGATCACGAGGAGCAGGTCCACAGACTCAGGAGACTAAAGGACGAGGAGATAGACGCAGTAACCAGTGCTACCTCACAGACCAG gtctcTAACAGTGATTATAGAGCAGATGGAGCAGTTCTCTCACAGGTTGGGTGATCTCTCATCTCGTATAGAGAGCACTCATGAAAGCACCACTCAGGGCCTGGAGCTTGGGGCACGACAAAGAGACGAACAACTGCGAG tgctgCAGGAGCGTCTGACTCAGCAGCAGAGGGACATGGCCGAGGAGAGAAGCCGACTCAAGGAGGTCATAGCCAGGATGGACACACAGCTGGCCGAGCAACAGAGGCAGCTTCAACAG GAGCGCTGGCGAGCAACCGGAGAACAGGCTAAAGCTGAGTCAGCATTGCGAGGTCTGGAGGAGGAGAGACGCACCATGACTCAACACTTCACCCTGGAGAGAGAGGAGCTGGACAGAGCTAAG aacTCACTATTGGAGGAGCAGCAGTCAGTAATGCAGCGCTGTGCAGAGGAGAGGAGGAAGCTGGCGGCTGAGTGGTCACACTTCCACGCTCAGGACAAACTACGCAAGGAGAGAGACGTGGACCGAGAAGGTCACATCTTCAGCAtagcacag gagcAGGCTGATCTAAAGCTGAAAGCTGCAGAGCTGAAGCAGAGAGAGGACGCTGCTCAGAAGGAGCGAGAGAACCTGGAGAAGCTCAGGGATGATCTACAGAGAGAGAAGGAACGACTGAGTGCATCGGCTTTACGACTAAAAAACCGAGCTCAGGAGGTGGAGAACCTGAGCCAG CTGGCTTGTGAGAGGTATGAGGAGGGTGAGCGGGCAGTGCAGGAGGCCAGGCAGGTGGAGGTCGGACACCAGACTCGACTGCGCACCATCCACACAGAGATGGATCGACTCAGGAAGCAGGAACACAGCCTACAGCAG GAGCGGATGAGGATGACAGATCATCGTAGAGAGGTGGAGAGAATGAGATCCGGCCTTCCCATTAATCCCGTACCTCCTCCTGTTGATCCTTTACTAACACAGAGTTTAG gtttctctccagtgtttAGCAGCACAGCGGTTCTTCCTCCTCCACCGGTGTCCAGTGCTATTTCTCCCAAACTACAGGCCACAATCGCTTTGCTACGCCACACAGCTGAGAAG GACCGGGACTTTCTTGAGGATGAGCAGTTCTTTCTAGATACGCTGAAGAAAGCACCGTACGAGTCAACTTTACATACATGA
- the LOC134309243 gene encoding fas-binding factor 1 homolog isoform X1, translating to MTSKKKKGLRGSVDDVLGDLLGDDSDELPIKPRSSAGGLGRPAGLLRTQSGKRNLLDDDFFNKLVEEVQKDEEDSEVSEADPKALLESMKDIDGMDADLFGSKRNPGSAPPQRTTTRNEGSKQEVTTLGDQTKPNPALNVAEPEERKTSSAPAAPVRNYKKFSFLEEDAVEFTPAKQDDVDDNLDDLLDDLDPERTKSGPSGKTVKQNSASPVRKKNEQQVIPAEPAPKKREELMFDDDEDDLMDTLGFNDTPKSRGSRLTPKKESETPQRARTRLDEILGIGTAPRLLERPVTGEKKDATQPERETDKPAQKNSAGKDTKDPMFGDEDFTFGSYQPTVASTPEGRTSRRQSVRFSTEDVSSSSPERKPKLNTSSSATSTIITSTRPSRPASDWLGLNQDDDDEEDNRQKKETAPQSLKPPPSHGGEKASRATPKSAEELRAVPSSPETSRTTAEIRKKEEEESKEEEGDWLAGALNKKKVQAEVRERRQEESLGLGEEIDLDMFLSKRNTTPVTRRRQEDPPGPPRQPSSESLVVSGKPQSPPLAPNSSTEAPQAHEFQQNPIGVRAAPAQQVSLSTDGLQQLLLQQQLAQAQLWGLGAQLDPGSVQKQRDAAPPSGDVTALQVKIMQLEGQVRSLQLEKDQLQMLLDSVQQRHKQDTELMESAHRSRVKLLEECAAQRETRARMESQELSERLEAAMALMQKERAELQEQYQRRLAQCQQERDREVERLRELQRKSILEMKKDHEEQVHRLRRLKDEEIDAVTSATSQTRSLTVIIEQMEQFSHRLGDLSSRIESTHESTTQGLELGARQRDEQLRVLQERLTQQQRDMAEERSRLKEVIARMDTQLAEQQRQLQQERWRATGEQAKAESALRGLEEERRTMTQHFTLEREELDRAKNSLLEEQQSVMQRCAEERRKLAAEWSHFHAQDKLRKERDVDREGHIFSIAQEQADLKLKAAELKQREDAAQKERENLEKLRDDLQREKERLSASALRLKNRAQEVENLSQLACERYEEGERAVQEARQVEVGHQTRLRTIHTEMDRLRKQEHSLQQERMRMTDHRREVERMRSGLPINPVPPPVDPLLTQSLGFSPVFSSTAVLPPPPVSSAISPKLQATIALLRHTAEKDRDFLEDEQFFLDTLKKAPYESTLHT from the exons ACTTCCAAGAAGAAGAAAGGACTGCGAG GTTCTGTAGATGACGTTTTGGGGGATCTGCTGGGTGACGACTCTGATG AACTTCCGATCAAGCCCAGATCTTCCGCTGGAGGCCTTGGCAGGCCAGCAGGGCTCTTGCGAACACAAAGTGGCAAGAG GAATCTGCTGGATGATGATTTCTTCAACAAACTGGTAGAGGAAGTCCAGAAAGATGAGGAG GACTCTGAGGTGTCCGAGGCAGATCCTAAAGCTTTGCTGGAGAGCATGAAG GACATTGATGGTATGGACGCTGATCTGTTTGGCTCGAAAAGGAACCCCGGTTCTGCCCCGCCTCAGAGAACCACCACCAGAAATGAAGGATCTAAACAAGAAGTTACCACACTAGGAGACCAGACCAAACCTAACCCTGCATTAA ATGTTGCTGAGCCAGAGGAGAGGAAGACCAGCTCTGCTCCAGCTGCTCCAGTTAGAAACTACAAGAAGTTCAGCTTTTTGG AGGAGGATGCAGTTGAATTCACACCTGCCAAACAAG ATGACGTTGATGATAATCTGGATGACCTGCTGGATGATCTGGATCCAGAGCGAACGAAGAGTGGTCCATCAGGGAAAACAGTGAAGCAAAATTCAGCTTCTCCAGTGAGAAAGAAGAACGAGCAACAAG TGATACCTGCTGAACCTGCCCCTAAGAAACGAGAAGAGTTGATGTTTGACGATGATGAAGACGACCTGATGGACACACTAGGCTTTAATGACACCCCAAAGAGCAGAGGCAGCAGACTTACCCCAAAGAAAGAGAG CGAGACTCCTCAGAGAGCACGCACCAGACTGGATGAGATTTTGGGAATTGGAACTGCCCCTCGTCTGCTGGAGAGACCTGTAACCGGTGAGAAAAAAGACGCAACCCaaccagagagagaaacagacaaaccAGCACAGAAGAACTCAGCTGGCAAAG ACACTAAAGATCCGATGTTTGGAGATGAGGACTTCACGTTTGGCTCATACCAACCCACGGTGGCGTCAACCCCAGAGGGACGCACCTCCCGCAGACAATCTGTACG ATTCTCCACCGAGGACGTCAGCTCTTCTTCTCCAGAGCGCAAGCCCAAACTCAACACCTCCTCTTCCGCAACATCCACCATAATAACCTCTACACGACCAAGCCGACCAGCCTCAGACTGGCTTGGTCTGAACCAAGACGACGATGATGAGGAGGACAACAGGCAGAAGAAAGAGACGGCACCCCAGAGCCTAAAGCCTCCTCCATCTCACGGAGGAGAAAAAGCATCTAGAGCGACCCCAAAGTCTGCTGAGGAGCTCAGAGCTGTACCCAGCTCTCCGGAAACCTCTAGAACCACAGCGGAGATCAGaaagaaggaggaggaggaaagcAAGGAGGAAGAGGGAGACTGGCTGGCAGGCGCTCTCAATAAAAAGAAAGTTCAGGCCGAGGTGAGAGAGAGGAGGCAGGAGGAATCACTGGGACTTGGAGAGGAGATCGACCTGGACATGTTCCTCAG CAAGCGAAACACCACCCCAGTTACACGCAGGAGGCAGGAAGATCCCCCTGGACCTCCCAGACAGCCCAG CAGTGAGTCTCTGGTTGTCTCTGGCAAACCGCAGAGCCCCCCGCTGGCCCCAAACTCTAGCACAGAAGCCCCTCAAGCACACG AGTTCCAGCAGAACCCTATAGGAGTGAGAGCTGCTCCTGCCCAGCAGGTATCACTCAGTACTGATGGTCTTCAGCAACTCCTACTGCagcagcag ctggCTCAGGCTCAGCTGTGGGGTTTGGGAGCACAGCTTGATCCGGGATCAGTACAGAAGCAGAGAGATGCAGCGCCACCCAGTGGAGATGTGACTGCACTACAGGTCAAGATTATGCAGCTGGAGggacag GTGAGGAGTCTCCAGCTGGAGAAGGATCAGCTCCAGATGCTCCTGGACAGTGTCCAGCAGAGACACAAACAGGACACAGAGCTGATGGAGAGTGCACACAG ATCTCGAGTGAAGCTCCTGGAGGAGTGTGCAGCTCAGCGGGAGACACGGGCACGGATGGAGAGCCAGGAGCTGTCTGAGAGGCTGGAGGCGGCGATGGCGCTAATGCAGAAGGAGAGGGCGGAGCTTCAGGAGCAGTACCAACGCAGGCTGGCACAGTGCCAGCAGGAGAGAGACCGAGAAGTGGAGAGACTCAGAGAACTCCAGAG AAAGTCCATCCTGGAGATGAAGAAAGATCACGAGGAGCAGGTCCACAGACTCAGGAGACTAAAGGACGAGGAGATAGACGCAGTAACCAGTGCTACCTCACAGACCAG gtctcTAACAGTGATTATAGAGCAGATGGAGCAGTTCTCTCACAGGTTGGGTGATCTCTCATCTCGTATAGAGAGCACTCATGAAAGCACCACTCAGGGCCTGGAGCTTGGGGCACGACAAAGAGACGAACAACTGCGAG tgctgCAGGAGCGTCTGACTCAGCAGCAGAGGGACATGGCCGAGGAGAGAAGCCGACTCAAGGAGGTCATAGCCAGGATGGACACACAGCTGGCCGAGCAACAGAGGCAGCTTCAACAG GAGCGCTGGCGAGCAACCGGAGAACAGGCTAAAGCTGAGTCAGCATTGCGAGGTCTGGAGGAGGAGAGACGCACCATGACTCAACACTTCACCCTGGAGAGAGAGGAGCTGGACAGAGCTAAG aacTCACTATTGGAGGAGCAGCAGTCAGTAATGCAGCGCTGTGCAGAGGAGAGGAGGAAGCTGGCGGCTGAGTGGTCACACTTCCACGCTCAGGACAAACTACGCAAGGAGAGAGACGTGGACCGAGAAGGTCACATCTTCAGCAtagcacag gagcAGGCTGATCTAAAGCTGAAAGCTGCAGAGCTGAAGCAGAGAGAGGACGCTGCTCAGAAGGAGCGAGAGAACCTGGAGAAGCTCAGGGATGATCTACAGAGAGAGAAGGAACGACTGAGTGCATCGGCTTTACGACTAAAAAACCGAGCTCAGGAGGTGGAGAACCTGAGCCAG CTGGCTTGTGAGAGGTATGAGGAGGGTGAGCGGGCAGTGCAGGAGGCCAGGCAGGTGGAGGTCGGACACCAGACTCGACTGCGCACCATCCACACAGAGATGGATCGACTCAGGAAGCAGGAACACAGCCTACAGCAG GAGCGGATGAGGATGACAGATCATCGTAGAGAGGTGGAGAGAATGAGATCCGGCCTTCCCATTAATCCCGTACCTCCTCCTGTTGATCCTTTACTAACACAGAGTTTAG gtttctctccagtgtttAGCAGCACAGCGGTTCTTCCTCCTCCACCGGTGTCCAGTGCTATTTCTCCCAAACTACAGGCCACAATCGCTTTGCTACGCCACACAGCTGAGAAG GACCGGGACTTTCTTGAGGATGAGCAGTTCTTTCTAGATACGCTGAAGAAAGCACCGTACGAGTCAACTTTACATACATGA